The Halichoerus grypus chromosome 14, mHalGry1.hap1.1, whole genome shotgun sequence genome contains a region encoding:
- the HNRNPK gene encoding heterogeneous nuclear ribonucleoprotein K isoform X4: METEQPEETFPNTETNGEFGKRPAEDMEEEQAFKRSRNTDEMVELRILLQSKNAGAVIGKGGKNIKALRTDYNASVSVPDSSGPERILSISADIETIGEILKKIIPTLEEYQHYKGSDFDCELRLLIHQSLAGGIIGVKGAKIKELRENTQTTIKLFQECCPHSTDRVVLIGGKPDRVVECIKIILDLISESPIKGRAQPYDPNFYDETYDYGGFTMMFDDRRGRPVGFPMRGRGGFDRMPPGRGGRPMPPSRRDYDDMSPRRGPPPPPPGRGGRGGSRARNLPLPPPPPPRGGDLMAYDRRGRPGDRYDGMVGFSADETWDSAIDTWSPSEWQMAYEPQGGSGYDYSYAGGRGSYGDLGGPIITTQVTIPKDLAGSIIGKGGQRIKQIRHESGASIKIDEPLEGSEDRIITITGTQDQIQNAQYLLQNSVKQYSGKFF; encoded by the exons ATGGAAACTGAACAACCAGAGGAAACCTTCCCCAACACCGAAACCAATGGTGAATTTG GTAAACGCCCTGCAGAAGATATGGAAGAGGAACAAGCTTTTAAAAGATCTAGAAACACTGATGAGATGGTTGAATTACGCATTTTGCTTCAGAGCAAg aATGCTGGGGCAGTGATtggaaaaggaggcaagaatattaAGGCCCTCCGTACAGAC TACAATGCCAGTGTTTCAGTCCCAGACAGCAGTGGCCCCGAGCG CATATTGAGTATCAGTGCTGATATTGAAACAATTGGAGAAATTCTGAAGAAAATCATCCCTACCTTGGAAGAG TACCAGCACTATAAAGGAAGTGACTTTGACTGCGAGTTGAGACTGTTGATTCATCAGAGTCTGGCAGGAGGAATTATTGGGGTCAAAGGTGCTAAAATCAAAGAACTTCGAGAG AACACACAGACAACAATCAAGCTTTTCCAGGAATGCTGTCCTCATTCCACTGACAGAGTCGTTCTTATTGGAGGAAAACCTGATAGGGTTGTAGAGTGCATCAAGATCATCCTTGATCTTATATCAGAG tctCCCATCAAAGGACGTGCACAGCCTTATGATCCCAATTTTTATGATGAAACCTACGATTATGGTGGTTTTACAATGATGTTTGATGACCGCCGTGGACGTCCTGTGGGATTTCCCATGCGGGGAAGAGGTGGTTTTGACAGAATGCCTCCTGGTCGGGGTGGGCGTCCTATGCCTCCATCTAGAAGAGATTATGACGATATGAGCCCTCGTCGGGgacctcctccacctcctcctggaCGAGGTGGCCGGGGTGGTAGCAGAGCTCGgaatcttcctcttcctccaccaccaccacctagaGGAGG AGATCTAATGGCCTATGACAGAAGAGGAAGACCTGGAGACCGCTACGATGGCATG GTTGGTTTCAGTGCTGATGAAACTTGGGACTCTGCAATAGATACATGGAGCCCATCAGAATGGCAGATGGCTTATGAACCACAG gGTGGCTCCGGATATG attattcCTATGCAGGGGGTCGTGGCTCATATGGTGATCTTGGTGGACCTATTATTACTACACAAGTAACTATTCCCAAAGAT ttGGCTGGATCTATCATTGGCAAAGGTGGTCAGCGGATTAAACAAATCCGTCATGAGTCAGGAGCTTCGATCAAAATTGACGAGCCTCTAGAAGGGTCTGAAGATCGGATCATTACCATTACGGGAACACAGGACCAGATACAGAATGCACAGTATTTGCTGCAGAACAG tgtgAAGCAGTATTCTGGAAAGTTTTTCTAA
- the HNRNPK gene encoding heterogeneous nuclear ribonucleoprotein K isoform X2, translating into METEQPEETFPNTETNGEFGKRPAEDMEEEQAFKRSRNTDEMVELRILLQSKNAGAVIGKGGKNIKALRTDYNASVSVPDSSGPERILSISADIETIGEILKKIIPTLEEGLQLPSPTATSQLPLESDAVECLNYQHYKGSDFDCELRLLIHQSLAGGIIGVKGAKIKELRENTQTTIKLFQECCPHSTDRVVLIGGKPDRVVECIKIILDLISESPIKGRAQPYDPNFYDETYDYGGFTMMFDDRRGRPVGFPMRGRGGFDRMPPGRGGRPMPPSRRDYDDMSPRRGPPPPPPGRGGRGGSRARNLPLPPPPPPRGGDLMAYDRRGRPGDRYDGMVGFSADETWDSAIDTWSPSEWQMAYEPQGGSGYDYSYAGGRGSYGDLGGPIITTQVTIPKDLAGSIIGKGGQRIKQIRHESGASIKIDEPLEGSEDRIITITGTQDQIQNAQYLLQNSVKQYSGKFF; encoded by the exons ATGGAAACTGAACAACCAGAGGAAACCTTCCCCAACACCGAAACCAATGGTGAATTTG GTAAACGCCCTGCAGAAGATATGGAAGAGGAACAAGCTTTTAAAAGATCTAGAAACACTGATGAGATGGTTGAATTACGCATTTTGCTTCAGAGCAAg aATGCTGGGGCAGTGATtggaaaaggaggcaagaatattaAGGCCCTCCGTACAGAC TACAATGCCAGTGTTTCAGTCCCAGACAGCAGTGGCCCCGAGCG CATATTGAGTATCAGTGCTGATATTGAAACAATTGGAGAAATTCTGAAGAAAATCATCCCTACCTTGGAAGAG GGCCTGCAGTTGCCATCACCCACTGCAACCAGCCAGCTCCCGCTCGAATCTGATGCTGTGGAATGCTTAAAT TACCAGCACTATAAAGGAAGTGACTTTGACTGCGAGTTGAGACTGTTGATTCATCAGAGTCTGGCAGGAGGAATTATTGGGGTCAAAGGTGCTAAAATCAAAGAACTTCGAGAG AACACACAGACAACAATCAAGCTTTTCCAGGAATGCTGTCCTCATTCCACTGACAGAGTCGTTCTTATTGGAGGAAAACCTGATAGGGTTGTAGAGTGCATCAAGATCATCCTTGATCTTATATCAGAG tctCCCATCAAAGGACGTGCACAGCCTTATGATCCCAATTTTTATGATGAAACCTACGATTATGGTGGTTTTACAATGATGTTTGATGACCGCCGTGGACGTCCTGTGGGATTTCCCATGCGGGGAAGAGGTGGTTTTGACAGAATGCCTCCTGGTCGGGGTGGGCGTCCTATGCCTCCATCTAGAAGAGATTATGACGATATGAGCCCTCGTCGGGgacctcctccacctcctcctggaCGAGGTGGCCGGGGTGGTAGCAGAGCTCGgaatcttcctcttcctccaccaccaccacctagaGGAGG AGATCTAATGGCCTATGACAGAAGAGGAAGACCTGGAGACCGCTACGATGGCATG GTTGGTTTCAGTGCTGATGAAACTTGGGACTCTGCAATAGATACATGGAGCCCATCAGAATGGCAGATGGCTTATGAACCACAG gGTGGCTCCGGATATG attattcCTATGCAGGGGGTCGTGGCTCATATGGTGATCTTGGTGGACCTATTATTACTACACAAGTAACTATTCCCAAAGAT ttGGCTGGATCTATCATTGGCAAAGGTGGTCAGCGGATTAAACAAATCCGTCATGAGTCAGGAGCTTCGATCAAAATTGACGAGCCTCTAGAAGGGTCTGAAGATCGGATCATTACCATTACGGGAACACAGGACCAGATACAGAATGCACAGTATTTGCTGCAGAACAG tgtgAAGCAGTATTCTGGAAAGTTTTTCTAA
- the HNRNPK gene encoding heterogeneous nuclear ribonucleoprotein K isoform X1 — protein sequence METEQPEETFPNTETNGEFGKRPAEDMEEEQAFKRSRNTDEMVELRILLQSKNAGAVIGKGGKNIKALRTDYNASVSVPDSSGPERILSISADIETIGEILKKIIPTLEEGLQLPSPTATSQLPLESDAVECLNYQHYKGSDFDCELRLLIHQSLAGGIIGVKGAKIKELRENTQTTIKLFQECCPHSTDRVVLIGGKPDRVVECIKIILDLISESPIKGRAQPYDPNFYDETYDYGGFTMMFDDRRGRPVGFPMRGRGGFDRMPPGRGGRPMPPSRRDYDDMSPRRGPPPPPPGRGGRGGSRARNLPLPPPPPPRGGDLMAYDRRGRPGDRYDGMVGFSADETWDSAIDTWSPSEWQMAYEPQGGSGYDYSYAGGRGSYGDLGGPIITTQVTIPKDLAGSIIGKGGQRIKQIRHESGASIKIDEPLEGSEDRIITITGTQDQIQNAQYLLQNSVKQYADVEGF from the exons ATGGAAACTGAACAACCAGAGGAAACCTTCCCCAACACCGAAACCAATGGTGAATTTG GTAAACGCCCTGCAGAAGATATGGAAGAGGAACAAGCTTTTAAAAGATCTAGAAACACTGATGAGATGGTTGAATTACGCATTTTGCTTCAGAGCAAg aATGCTGGGGCAGTGATtggaaaaggaggcaagaatattaAGGCCCTCCGTACAGAC TACAATGCCAGTGTTTCAGTCCCAGACAGCAGTGGCCCCGAGCG CATATTGAGTATCAGTGCTGATATTGAAACAATTGGAGAAATTCTGAAGAAAATCATCCCTACCTTGGAAGAG GGCCTGCAGTTGCCATCACCCACTGCAACCAGCCAGCTCCCGCTCGAATCTGATGCTGTGGAATGCTTAAAT TACCAGCACTATAAAGGAAGTGACTTTGACTGCGAGTTGAGACTGTTGATTCATCAGAGTCTGGCAGGAGGAATTATTGGGGTCAAAGGTGCTAAAATCAAAGAACTTCGAGAG AACACACAGACAACAATCAAGCTTTTCCAGGAATGCTGTCCTCATTCCACTGACAGAGTCGTTCTTATTGGAGGAAAACCTGATAGGGTTGTAGAGTGCATCAAGATCATCCTTGATCTTATATCAGAG tctCCCATCAAAGGACGTGCACAGCCTTATGATCCCAATTTTTATGATGAAACCTACGATTATGGTGGTTTTACAATGATGTTTGATGACCGCCGTGGACGTCCTGTGGGATTTCCCATGCGGGGAAGAGGTGGTTTTGACAGAATGCCTCCTGGTCGGGGTGGGCGTCCTATGCCTCCATCTAGAAGAGATTATGACGATATGAGCCCTCGTCGGGgacctcctccacctcctcctggaCGAGGTGGCCGGGGTGGTAGCAGAGCTCGgaatcttcctcttcctccaccaccaccacctagaGGAGG AGATCTAATGGCCTATGACAGAAGAGGAAGACCTGGAGACCGCTACGATGGCATG GTTGGTTTCAGTGCTGATGAAACTTGGGACTCTGCAATAGATACATGGAGCCCATCAGAATGGCAGATGGCTTATGAACCACAG gGTGGCTCCGGATATG attattcCTATGCAGGGGGTCGTGGCTCATATGGTGATCTTGGTGGACCTATTATTACTACACAAGTAACTATTCCCAAAGAT ttGGCTGGATCTATCATTGGCAAAGGTGGTCAGCGGATTAAACAAATCCGTCATGAGTCAGGAGCTTCGATCAAAATTGACGAGCCTCTAGAAGGGTCTGAAGATCGGATCATTACCATTACGGGAACACAGGACCAGATACAGAATGCACAGTATTTGCTGCAGAACAG tgtGAAGCAGTATGCAGATGTTGAAGGATTCTAA
- the HNRNPK gene encoding heterogeneous nuclear ribonucleoprotein K isoform X3, translating into METEQPEETFPNTETNGEFGKRPAEDMEEEQAFKRSRNTDEMVELRILLQSKNAGAVIGKGGKNIKALRTDYNASVSVPDSSGPERILSISADIETIGEILKKIIPTLEEYQHYKGSDFDCELRLLIHQSLAGGIIGVKGAKIKELRENTQTTIKLFQECCPHSTDRVVLIGGKPDRVVECIKIILDLISESPIKGRAQPYDPNFYDETYDYGGFTMMFDDRRGRPVGFPMRGRGGFDRMPPGRGGRPMPPSRRDYDDMSPRRGPPPPPPGRGGRGGSRARNLPLPPPPPPRGGDLMAYDRRGRPGDRYDGMVGFSADETWDSAIDTWSPSEWQMAYEPQGGSGYDYSYAGGRGSYGDLGGPIITTQVTIPKDLAGSIIGKGGQRIKQIRHESGASIKIDEPLEGSEDRIITITGTQDQIQNAQYLLQNSVKQYADVEGF; encoded by the exons ATGGAAACTGAACAACCAGAGGAAACCTTCCCCAACACCGAAACCAATGGTGAATTTG GTAAACGCCCTGCAGAAGATATGGAAGAGGAACAAGCTTTTAAAAGATCTAGAAACACTGATGAGATGGTTGAATTACGCATTTTGCTTCAGAGCAAg aATGCTGGGGCAGTGATtggaaaaggaggcaagaatattaAGGCCCTCCGTACAGAC TACAATGCCAGTGTTTCAGTCCCAGACAGCAGTGGCCCCGAGCG CATATTGAGTATCAGTGCTGATATTGAAACAATTGGAGAAATTCTGAAGAAAATCATCCCTACCTTGGAAGAG TACCAGCACTATAAAGGAAGTGACTTTGACTGCGAGTTGAGACTGTTGATTCATCAGAGTCTGGCAGGAGGAATTATTGGGGTCAAAGGTGCTAAAATCAAAGAACTTCGAGAG AACACACAGACAACAATCAAGCTTTTCCAGGAATGCTGTCCTCATTCCACTGACAGAGTCGTTCTTATTGGAGGAAAACCTGATAGGGTTGTAGAGTGCATCAAGATCATCCTTGATCTTATATCAGAG tctCCCATCAAAGGACGTGCACAGCCTTATGATCCCAATTTTTATGATGAAACCTACGATTATGGTGGTTTTACAATGATGTTTGATGACCGCCGTGGACGTCCTGTGGGATTTCCCATGCGGGGAAGAGGTGGTTTTGACAGAATGCCTCCTGGTCGGGGTGGGCGTCCTATGCCTCCATCTAGAAGAGATTATGACGATATGAGCCCTCGTCGGGgacctcctccacctcctcctggaCGAGGTGGCCGGGGTGGTAGCAGAGCTCGgaatcttcctcttcctccaccaccaccacctagaGGAGG AGATCTAATGGCCTATGACAGAAGAGGAAGACCTGGAGACCGCTACGATGGCATG GTTGGTTTCAGTGCTGATGAAACTTGGGACTCTGCAATAGATACATGGAGCCCATCAGAATGGCAGATGGCTTATGAACCACAG gGTGGCTCCGGATATG attattcCTATGCAGGGGGTCGTGGCTCATATGGTGATCTTGGTGGACCTATTATTACTACACAAGTAACTATTCCCAAAGAT ttGGCTGGATCTATCATTGGCAAAGGTGGTCAGCGGATTAAACAAATCCGTCATGAGTCAGGAGCTTCGATCAAAATTGACGAGCCTCTAGAAGGGTCTGAAGATCGGATCATTACCATTACGGGAACACAGGACCAGATACAGAATGCACAGTATTTGCTGCAGAACAG tgtGAAGCAGTATGCAGATGTTGAAGGATTCTAA
- the RMI1 gene encoding recQ-mediated genome instability protein 1 — MSVTNIALRVETWLLATWHVKVPLMWLEACINWIQEENDNVNLSQAQMNKQVFEQWLLTDLRDLEHPVLPDGILEVPKGELNGFFALQINSLVDVSQPAYSQIQKLRGKNTTNDLITAETQVTPKPWEAKPSRMLMLQLTDGIVQMQGMEYQSIPALHSDLPPGTKILIYGNISFRLGVLLLKPENVKVLGGEVDALLEEYAQEKVLARLVGEPDPIVSVIPNNPNQSIPGITDVLDPALGPSDEELLASLDENDELIANNDTSLERRCFSTGSSSNTIPTKQSSFEPRHTISPKPKEEPPNQSMYFTDGELDDFSLEEALLLEETVQKEQMKTKELQPFTLNRTPDESIERFSHKPNTPDNFSLICKNGNSIWNEKNVSEQMTNEGKSFSCPSAGEQSSSIFSVHNILLPHDFTNKDKDSETANKIKQTFSSADGHSLNNKISISNGELVNYVPKRSSHISNENDHHLQTCSLRSSENSANLSIAMDLYSPPFIYLSVLMASKPKEVTTVKVKAFIVTLTGNLSSSGGIWSITAKISDGTAYLDVDFVDEILTSLIGFSVPEMKQLKKDPLQYQKFLDGLQKCQRDLIDLCCLMTISYNPSLSKAMVLALQDVEMEHLENLKKRLDK; from the coding sequence atgagtgTAACTAATATTGCATTAAGAGTTGAAACCTGGCTTTTAGCTACATGGCATGTTAAAGTACCTCTAATGTGGCTGGAAGCTTGTATTAACTGGAtccaagaagaaaatgataatgtTAATTTGAGTCAggcacaaatgaataaacaagtgtTTGAGCAATGGCTTCTTACTGATCTGAGAGATTTGGAACATCCTGTTTTACCTGATGGCATTTTAGAAGTTCCAAAAGGAGAACTGAATGGATTTTTCGCTCTGCAGATTAATTCATTGGTTGATGTCAGTCAACCTGCGTATTCCCAGATACAAAAGTTGAGAGGAAAGAATACAACGAATGACCTAATTACAGCTGAAACACAAGTAACCCCAAAACCTTGGGAAGCAAAGCCTTCACGAATGTTGATGCTACAGCTAACTGATGGAATAGTACAAATGCAGGGAATGGAATATCAGTCTATTCCAGCTCTTCATAGTGATCTTCCCCCAGGTACAAAAATTCTGATTTATGGAAACATTTCTTTCCGTCTTGGTGTTCTCTTATTGAAACCAGAAAATGTGAAGGTGTTGGGAGGAGAAGTAGATGCTCTTTTAGAGGAATATGCCCAAGAAAAAGTACTTGCAAGGTTAGTTGGGGAACCTGATCCTATAGTTTCAGTCATACCAAATAATCCTAACCAAAGCATCCCTGGAATTACAGATGTTCTAGATCCTGCATTAGGACCTTCTGATGAAGAACTCTTGGCAAGTCTTGATGAAAATGATGAGCTTATAGCAAATAATGACACCTCCTTAGAAAGAAGATGTTTCAGTACAGGTAGTTCCTCAAATACTATTCCCACAAAGCAGTCAAGTTTTGAACCACGACATACTATTTCTCCAAAACCAAAGGAGGAGCCACCAAATCAATCTATGTATTTCACTGATGGGGAATTAGATGATTTTTCACTGGAGGAGGCTttgcttttagaagaaactgtccagaaagaacaaatgaagactAAAGAATTACAGCCATTTACTTTGAACAGAACCCCAGATGAAAGTATAGAGAGATTTTCACATAAACCTAATACTccagataatttttctttgatttgtaaaaatggaaacagtatttggaatgaaaaaaatgtatctgaacAAATGACTAATGAAGGCAAATCTTTTAGTTGTCCGTCTGCTGGAGAGCAAAGCAGTAGTATTTTTTCAGTTCATAATATACTCCTTCCCCatgattttacaaataaagataaGGACTCAGAGACagctaataaaataaaacaaaccttcAGTAGTGCAGATGGACAttccttaaataataaaatatcaatatcaaATGGAGAGCTGGTAAATTATGTACCAAAAAGGAGTTCACACATTTCTAATGAAAATGATCACCATTTACAGACTTGTTCTTTAAGATCATCAGAGAACAGCGCTAATCTTTCTATTGCCATGGATTTATATTCTCCACCctttatctatttgtctgttctaATGGCCAGCAAACCAAAGGAAGTTACAACAGTGAAGGTCAAAGCATTTATTGTAACCTTAACTGGAAATCTTTCAAGTTCTGGTGGCATTTGGAGTATAACAGCAAAGATTTCCGATGGTACTGCATATCTAGATGTAGACTTTGTAGATGAAATACTTACTAGTTTGATAGGGTTTTCAGTACCAGAAATGAAACAGTTAAAAAAAGATCCTCTTCAATACCAGAAGTTCCTGGATGGTTTGCAGAAGTGTCAGAGAGATTTAATAGATTTGTGCTGTTTAATGACTATTTCATATAATCCCTCCTTGTCTAAAGCAATGGTACTGGCATTACAAGATGTTGAAATGGAACACCTTGAGAACCTAAAGAAGCGACtggataaataa